The stretch of DNA CCATCTAGTCTCCTCCTAACATTCTTTCGAGCTACTAAATTTATCATATATTATTAGAAAATTAAGTCAAATAAAAACTAATACACCAACTTTATGGTTTTCCAAATTTTTTGACTATTTATTGACCGTTTAATTTTTTGAGTGATATCATATTAATGGAAACGCTTACTGAAAAAGGGGGTATAGCACGATGGGTTTCGGTAATCAAGTCCAATTTAAAGTTTATCAAGGAATAGAGAATACTATTGTTCCAGTTTCATATGAAGAGTTAGAGGCTAAGGCTAAAGAGCAACTTGAGGCAAAGCCATATTACTACGTTGCCGCTTCTGCTGGTGCTGAAGTAACAGCAAGGAACAATAATAAGTCATTTGAAAAGTGGCATATCGTCCCACGCATGTTATGCAATACCGCATCAAGAGATCTAAGTATCGAGCTGTTTGGCAAAAAACTTCAGTATCCTTTATTGCTCGCACCAATAGGAGTTCAGTCGATCGTCCATCCTGAAGGCGAGCTAGCAACAGCACGGGCTGCAGCTGACATAGGTGTCCCGCTCATAGCAAGTACTGCTTCTACATACAGTCTTGAAAAAATCTCTGCAGAAATGGGAGAAGGGGATAGATGGTTTCAGCTGTATTGGAGTAGCGACAGGGAAATTGCTGCAAGTATGGTAAAAAGAGCCGAGGCAGAGGGATATAGTGCTATAGTGATTACAGTTGATACCCCAATGATGGCATGGCGTGAGAAAGATATTGAACATGCATATTTGCCGTTTTTAGAAGCAAAAGGTATTGGTAACTATTTGGAAGATCCTGTTTTTTGTTCACGCTTAGAGAAGTCCCCAAAAGAGGATATGAAATCCGCCATCATGCTTTGGGCTCAAGTATTCGGAAATCCTTCCTTAACCTGGAAAGATATAGAATTTATTAAAGAACAAACCGCACTGCCAA from Bacillus sp. SLBN-46 encodes:
- a CDS encoding lactate 2-monooxygenase produces the protein MGFGNQVQFKVYQGIENTIVPVSYEELEAKAKEQLEAKPYYYVAASAGAEVTARNNNKSFEKWHIVPRMLCNTASRDLSIELFGKKLQYPLLLAPIGVQSIVHPEGELATARAAADIGVPLIASTASTYSLEKISAEMGEGDRWFQLYWSSDREIAASMVKRAEAEGYSAIVITVDTPMMAWREKDIEHAYLPFLEAKGIGNYLEDPVFCSRLEKSPKEDMKSAIMLWAQVFGNPSLTWKDIEFIKEQTALPILLKGILHPEDAKLALLHGVDGIIVSNHGGRQVDGAIPAIDALPDIVDIVRDEIPVLMDSGIRRGSDIVKAIALGAKAVLVGRPYMYGLALAGEEGVKQVLRNLIADFDLTLALSGKRSVRELDRDLLRKI